The Chrysoperla carnea chromosome X, inChrCarn1.1, whole genome shotgun sequence genome includes a region encoding these proteins:
- the LOC123302814 gene encoding uncharacterized protein LOC123302814 produces the protein MSLQNHIDLFQNSEMIYPEYFNMEFYQLMEACRWSIPTKLIDTLRYSYLEVDDCFHIAAFIVRNCLDAILFVNYAKKFNYFKRDFNQFEILLNECCDDLTHGSNLRKNWGTYDIRRKQWIGDSARHDERMFLWYEQIDPKILCRMLYQQMDGGNIPKWFEPWICATNCNEIDRCDCGRNSDDHDCI, from the exons ATGTCGctacaaaatcatattgatcTGTTTCAAAATTCGGAGATGATTTAcccagaatattttaat atggaaTTTTATCAACTTATGGAGGCATGTCGTTGGAGTATACCTACAAAGTTAATCGACACATTACGGTATTCTTATTTAGAAGTTGATGATTGCTTTCATATTGCTGCATTCATAGTAAGAAATTGTTTGGATGCaatcttatttgtaaattatgcgaaaaagttcaactactttaaaagagatttcaatcagtttgaaatattactaaatgaatGTTGTGATGATCTTACTCATGGAAGTAACTTGAGAAAAAATTGGGGTACATACGATATTCGCCGAAAACAATGGATTGGTGATAGTGCTAGACATGATGAGAGAATGTTTTTATGGTATGAACAAATAGATCCTAAAATTCTCTGTAGAATGCTATACCAACAAATGGATGGTGGAAATATACCGAAATGGTTCGAGCCATGGATATGTGCtacaaattgtaatgaaattgACAGATGTGATTGTGGAAGAAATAGTGATGATCATGattgtatatag